One genomic segment of Kiritimatiella glycovorans includes these proteins:
- a CDS encoding ArsR/SmtB family transcription factor, giving the protein MEMEQGDRERAAELLRALAHPVRLGVIEQLGRGEATVTELYTRLGCSQPVMSQQISILRTHRLIEVRREGNTKHCSLRDPKILKLFECLNRHLDELNRG; this is encoded by the coding sequence ATGGAGATGGAGCAGGGAGATCGGGAGCGGGCGGCGGAGTTGTTGCGGGCGTTGGCTCATCCGGTGCGCCTGGGGGTGATCGAGCAGCTTGGCCGCGGTGAGGCGACGGTGACCGAGTTGTACACGAGACTGGGTTGCAGTCAGCCGGTGATGTCGCAGCAGATTTCCATTCTCCGCACGCATCGTCTGATCGAGGTGCGCCGGGAAGGAAACACGAAGCACTGTTCGTTGCGGGATCCGAAGATTCTCAAATTGTTCGAATGTCTCAACCGTCACCTGGATGAGCTGAATCGGGGGTAA